A single genomic interval of Quadrisphaera sp. RL12-1S harbors:
- a CDS encoding ABC transporter substrate-binding protein, whose translation MIRSLRGAGVFAVLGVASLTLAACGGGSSDPAASSTASGSTSASASSNKSTEQAPVEPGDGTLTIGSLLPQTGSLAFLGPPEFAGVQLAINDINAAGGFNNKDVVYNQTDSGDTTTDIASQSVQKLLSAKTDAIVGAASSGVSKNVIDAITGAGVLQISPANTSPDFTTYPDRGLYWRTAPSDVLQGRVMGDLLLQDNHLDVATITLDDPYGSGLQTNIAKSLEAGGGKIVKNSVFNPDAATFDSNVSEIAAAKPEAVVVIGFQQTVQIVQAMITQGIGPDKMPIYFVDGNLADYSSNFSAGQLKGVKGTLPGAKTSDDFRQRLLQVDPSLKDFSYAPESYDATVLVALAAHAAKNDSGTGIASKMQEVSEGGTKCTSYKECLDLMDKGTDIDYDGYSGPIDFSAQGDPTKATIGIYQYGDDNKYTNVDYITGSL comes from the coding sequence ATGATCCGATCCCTGCGCGGAGCCGGCGTGTTCGCCGTGCTCGGTGTCGCCTCCCTCACCCTCGCCGCGTGCGGCGGTGGCAGCAGCGACCCCGCTGCCAGCTCGACCGCGTCCGGGAGCACCAGTGCGTCCGCGAGCAGCAACAAGAGCACGGAGCAGGCTCCCGTCGAGCCCGGTGACGGCACGCTGACCATCGGCTCACTGCTCCCGCAGACGGGATCGCTGGCCTTCCTCGGTCCGCCGGAGTTCGCCGGCGTGCAGCTGGCGATCAACGACATCAACGCGGCCGGCGGCTTCAACAACAAGGACGTCGTCTACAACCAGACGGACTCCGGTGACACCACCACCGACATCGCCTCGCAGTCGGTGCAGAAGCTGCTGTCGGCCAAGACCGACGCCATCGTCGGCGCCGCCTCCTCGGGCGTGTCCAAGAACGTCATCGACGCCATCACCGGCGCCGGCGTGCTGCAGATCAGCCCGGCCAACACCTCGCCGGACTTCACCACTTACCCCGACCGCGGCCTGTACTGGCGCACGGCGCCGTCGGACGTCCTCCAGGGCCGCGTCATGGGTGACCTGCTCCTGCAGGACAACCACCTCGACGTCGCCACCATCACCCTGGACGACCCGTACGGCTCGGGTCTGCAGACCAACATCGCCAAGTCGCTCGAGGCCGGCGGCGGCAAGATCGTCAAGAACTCGGTCTTCAACCCGGACGCCGCCACGTTCGACTCCAACGTCTCCGAGATCGCCGCCGCGAAGCCGGAGGCCGTCGTCGTCATCGGCTTCCAGCAGACCGTGCAGATCGTCCAGGCGATGATCACGCAGGGCATCGGCCCGGACAAGATGCCGATCTACTTCGTGGACGGCAACCTGGCCGACTACTCCAGCAACTTCTCCGCCGGCCAGCTGAAGGGCGTCAAGGGCACCTTGCCCGGCGCCAAGACCAGCGACGACTTCCGCCAGCGCCTGCTGCAGGTGGACCCGTCCCTGAAGGACTTCAGCTACGCGCCCGAGTCCTACGACGCGACCGTGCTGGTGGCCCTCGCCGCGCACGCCGCCAAGAACGACAGCGGCACCGGCATCGCCTCCAAGATGCAGGAGGTCTCCGAGGGCGGCACCAAGTGCACCTCCTACAAGGAGTGCCTGGACCTCATGGACAAGGGCACCGACATCGACTACGACGGCTACTCGGGCCCGATCGACTTCAGCGCCCAGGGTGACCCGACCAAGGCGACGATCGGCATCTACCAGTACGGCGACGACAACAAGTACACCAACGTCGACTACATCACCGGCTCCCTGTGA
- a CDS encoding ABC transporter ATP-binding protein — MSGARAGSTTIEDRSVHVAAAEGAVLRADELVAGYFPGVNILNGTDLYCHAGELVGIIGPNGAGKSTFLKALFGLVKIRSGSVTLKGEEIAGLRADKLVRQGVGFVPQNNNVFPSLTIEENLQMGCYQAPSRFKERFDVVTELFPALGTRRAQRAGSLSGGERQMVAMGRALMMDPSVLLLDEPSAGLSPAMQDEVFLRTRQINKTGTSVVMVEQNAARCLQICDRAYVLDQGRNAYTGTGRDLASDPKVIELYLGTLAKN; from the coding sequence ATGAGCGGCGCTCGCGCTGGGTCCACCACCATCGAGGACCGGTCGGTGCACGTGGCCGCCGCCGAGGGCGCGGTCCTGCGGGCCGACGAGCTGGTGGCGGGCTACTTCCCCGGCGTCAACATCCTCAACGGCACCGACCTGTACTGCCACGCCGGTGAGCTGGTGGGCATCATCGGCCCCAACGGCGCCGGCAAGTCGACGTTCCTCAAGGCCCTGTTCGGGCTGGTGAAGATCCGGTCCGGCAGCGTCACGCTCAAGGGCGAGGAGATCGCCGGCCTGCGCGCCGACAAGCTGGTCCGCCAGGGCGTCGGCTTCGTGCCGCAGAACAACAACGTGTTCCCCTCGCTGACCATCGAGGAGAACCTGCAGATGGGCTGCTACCAGGCGCCGTCGCGCTTCAAGGAGCGCTTCGACGTGGTCACCGAGCTCTTCCCCGCCCTCGGCACCCGCCGCGCCCAGCGCGCCGGGTCGCTGTCCGGCGGTGAGCGCCAGATGGTGGCCATGGGCCGGGCCCTCATGATGGACCCGTCGGTGCTGCTGCTGGACGAGCCCAGCGCGGGCCTGTCCCCGGCCATGCAGGACGAGGTGTTCCTGCGCACCCGGCAGATCAACAAGACCGGCACCTCGGTGGTCATGGTCGAGCAGAACGCCGCGCGCTGCCTGCAGATCTGCGACCGCGCGTACGTGCTGGACCAGGGCCGCAACGCCTACACGGGCACCGGCCGCGACCTCGCCAGCGACCCGAAGGTCATCGAGCTCTACCTGGGCACGCTCGCCAAGAACTGA
- a CDS encoding ABC transporter ATP-binding protein, which yields MAGKSSTPAAAGVTQPDQQGTRKDAATRALADVPRVPGAKKPDPVLVADGVVRRFGGLAAVSVDHVEVQRGAITALIGPNGAGKTTFFNLLTGFDKPDEGTWSFDGTDLARVPAHKVARRGMVRTFQLTKALSRLTVMQNMLLGASGQKGESLLRAAFAGIWRNQEKANTERAMELLGRFKLDAKADDFAGSLSGGQRKLLEMARALMSDPQVVMLDEPMAGVNPALTQSLLGHVKDLREQGMTVLFVEHDMDMVRDIADWVVVMAQGKVVAEGPPDSVMADPAVIEAYLGGHHDVSLADDSAAAQLEETVEAEVEAEISAQHDDEAKGRHHA from the coding sequence ATGGCCGGTAAGTCATCCACCCCCGCTGCGGCAGGGGTCACCCAGCCCGACCAGCAGGGCACCCGCAAGGACGCGGCGACGCGCGCGCTGGCCGACGTCCCCCGCGTGCCCGGGGCCAAGAAGCCGGACCCGGTGCTCGTCGCCGACGGCGTGGTGCGCCGCTTCGGCGGCCTCGCCGCGGTGTCGGTGGACCACGTGGAGGTGCAGCGCGGTGCCATCACGGCGCTCATCGGCCCGAACGGCGCCGGGAAGACCACCTTCTTCAACCTGCTGACGGGCTTCGACAAGCCGGACGAGGGCACCTGGTCCTTCGACGGCACCGACCTCGCGCGGGTCCCCGCCCACAAGGTGGCGCGCCGCGGCATGGTGCGGACGTTCCAGCTCACCAAGGCGCTCTCGCGCCTGACGGTGATGCAGAACATGCTGCTGGGGGCCTCCGGGCAGAAGGGCGAGAGCCTCCTGAGGGCGGCCTTCGCCGGCATCTGGCGGAACCAGGAGAAGGCCAACACCGAGCGCGCCATGGAGCTGCTCGGACGGTTCAAGCTCGACGCCAAGGCCGACGACTTCGCCGGGAGCCTCTCCGGCGGCCAGCGCAAGCTGCTCGAGATGGCCCGGGCGCTCATGAGCGACCCGCAGGTGGTCATGCTCGACGAGCCGATGGCCGGCGTGAACCCGGCGCTGACGCAGTCCCTGCTCGGCCACGTCAAGGACCTGCGGGAGCAGGGCATGACGGTGCTCTTCGTCGAGCACGACATGGACATGGTCCGCGACATCGCCGACTGGGTGGTGGTCATGGCCCAGGGCAAGGTCGTCGCGGAGGGCCCGCCGGACTCGGTCATGGCCGACCCCGCCGTCATCGAGGCCTACCTCGGTGGCCACCACGACGTCTCCCTCGCCGACGACTCGGCGGCCGCGCAGCTGGAGGAGACCGTCGAGGCCGAGGTCGAGGCGGAGATCTCCGCCCAGCACGACGACGAAGCGAAGGGCAGGCACCACGCATGA
- a CDS encoding branched-chain amino acid ABC transporter permease, with product MDISIVNNALAAAIGLDTVIYALAALGLNIQFGYAGLLNFGQAAFVAIGSYGIATMVSIAGLPFGVGVLVGLLGSVVFALLLGVPTLRLRADYLAIATIAASEVVRLLARSNSLGAYTGGSNGLTGFANGFYDLNPFPQGTYGFGPWQNNERTTWILLVGWLLVAFVALATWALMRSPWGRVLKGIREDEDAVRALGKNVYAYKMQALVLGGLVGTLAGFVFSIGRAAVQPDNYATAFTFFAYTVLLLGGAARVLGPVVGAAIFWVVLSLTDGVLRGAIAEGWVPAGLMTTTQVGQVRFMLVGLALMLLMIYRPQGIFGDRRELALDGR from the coding sequence ATGGACATCTCGATCGTCAACAACGCCCTGGCCGCGGCCATCGGGCTCGACACCGTCATCTACGCCCTCGCGGCCCTGGGCCTGAACATCCAGTTCGGCTACGCGGGGCTGCTGAACTTCGGCCAGGCCGCGTTCGTGGCCATCGGCTCCTACGGCATCGCCACCATGGTGAGCATCGCCGGGCTGCCGTTCGGGGTGGGCGTGCTCGTGGGCCTGCTCGGCTCGGTGGTCTTCGCGCTGCTGCTGGGCGTCCCGACGCTGCGGCTTCGGGCGGACTACCTCGCCATCGCCACCATCGCGGCCTCCGAGGTGGTGCGCCTGCTGGCGCGCTCGAACAGCCTGGGCGCCTACACCGGTGGCTCCAACGGCCTCACCGGCTTCGCGAACGGCTTCTACGACCTCAACCCGTTCCCGCAGGGCACCTACGGCTTCGGCCCGTGGCAGAACAACGAGCGCACCACCTGGATCCTCCTGGTGGGGTGGCTGCTCGTCGCGTTCGTGGCGCTGGCCACCTGGGCGCTCATGCGCAGCCCGTGGGGCCGCGTGCTCAAGGGCATCCGCGAGGACGAGGACGCCGTGCGCGCGCTCGGCAAGAACGTCTACGCCTACAAGATGCAGGCGCTGGTGCTGGGAGGCCTCGTGGGCACCCTCGCCGGGTTCGTCTTCTCCATCGGCCGCGCCGCCGTGCAGCCGGACAACTACGCCACCGCGTTCACGTTCTTCGCCTACACGGTGCTGCTGCTCGGCGGCGCCGCCCGCGTGCTCGGCCCAGTGGTCGGCGCGGCGATCTTCTGGGTGGTCCTGTCCCTCACCGACGGCGTCCTGCGCGGCGCCATCGCCGAGGGCTGGGTGCCCGCCGGGCTCATGACCACCACGCAGGTCGGCCAGGTCCGGTTCATGCTGGTGGGGCTGGCGCTCATGCTGCTCATGATCTACAGGCCGCAAGGCATCTTCGGCGACCGGAGGGAGCTGGCTCTCGATGGCCGGTAA
- a CDS encoding branched-chain amino acid ABC transporter permease, with translation MVVGIVLAAAALVAALAVGLAGASPAAAAASPTASPSAADPSASASASDGASAASGLSITVRVRTGDGDDVPGATVQLLQGGQQVATAQTDARGTAALAAPSPGDYQVKLDVTSLPSAAKGLEPRSDTIATTVQEGLGRTVAFRLSEPGSEQAASGVSSSQVLQRVATGLRFGLVIALGAIGLSLIFGTTGLTNFAHSELITLGALTTYLYQAVAGLPFLLAAALGLVSSAVFGYVNDRVLWQPLRRRGTGLIAMMIVSIGLSLFLRYAYLYLFGGGVRTFPGYAGQAGVQVLPGVLLRPLDLWTMGLSVVVLVAVALALVKTRLGKATRAVADNPALASASGIDVDKVIRTVWIAGSALAGLSGVVLGLQQGISFQMGFQILLLVFAAVTLGGLGTAFGAVLGSLVVGLFVEISTLVIPTELQNLGALVILILILLVRPQGILGRAQRIG, from the coding sequence GTGGTCGTGGGCATCGTGCTCGCGGCGGCAGCCCTGGTGGCCGCGCTGGCGGTCGGCCTGGCCGGCGCGAGCCCGGCCGCCGCCGCCGCGTCACCGACGGCGAGCCCGTCCGCAGCGGACCCGTCCGCCAGCGCGAGCGCCTCCGACGGCGCCTCCGCCGCGAGCGGCCTGTCCATCACCGTGCGGGTGCGCACGGGCGACGGCGACGACGTGCCCGGCGCCACCGTCCAGCTGCTGCAGGGCGGCCAGCAGGTCGCCACCGCGCAGACCGACGCCCGGGGCACCGCCGCGCTCGCCGCGCCGTCCCCCGGCGACTACCAGGTCAAGCTGGACGTGACGTCGCTGCCCTCGGCCGCCAAGGGCCTGGAGCCGCGCAGCGACACCATCGCCACCACCGTGCAGGAGGGCCTGGGCCGCACCGTCGCCTTCCGCCTGTCCGAGCCCGGCAGCGAGCAGGCCGCCAGCGGCGTGTCCAGCAGCCAGGTGCTGCAGCGCGTCGCCACCGGGCTGCGCTTCGGCCTGGTCATCGCGCTCGGGGCCATCGGCCTGTCGCTGATCTTCGGCACCACGGGCCTGACCAACTTCGCCCACTCCGAGCTCATCACGCTCGGTGCGCTCACCACCTACCTGTACCAGGCGGTGGCGGGGCTCCCGTTCCTGCTGGCGGCGGCGCTCGGCCTGGTGAGCAGCGCCGTCTTCGGCTACGTCAACGACAGGGTGCTGTGGCAGCCGCTGCGCCGGCGCGGCACCGGGCTCATCGCCATGATGATCGTCTCGATCGGCCTGTCGCTGTTCCTGCGCTACGCCTACCTGTACCTGTTCGGCGGCGGCGTGCGGACCTTCCCGGGCTACGCCGGCCAGGCGGGCGTGCAGGTCCTTCCCGGGGTGCTGCTGCGCCCGCTGGACCTGTGGACGATGGGCCTGTCCGTCGTCGTCCTCGTGGCCGTGGCGCTCGCGCTGGTCAAGACCCGGCTGGGGAAGGCCACCCGCGCCGTCGCCGACAACCCGGCGCTCGCGTCGGCCTCCGGCATCGACGTCGACAAGGTGATCCGCACCGTGTGGATCGCCGGCTCCGCCCTGGCGGGCCTGTCCGGCGTCGTCCTGGGCCTGCAGCAGGGCATCAGCTTCCAGATGGGCTTCCAGATCCTGCTGCTGGTCTTCGCCGCCGTGACGCTCGGAGGCCTCGGCACCGCGTTCGGCGCGGTGCTCGGCTCGCTGGTCGTGGGGCTGTTCGTGGAGATCTCCACGCTGGTCATCCCGACGGAGCTCCAGAACCTCGGGGCGCTCGTCATCCTGATCCTCATCCTGCTCGTGCGGCCCCAGGGCATCCTCGGCCGCGCCCAGCGGATCGGCTGA